A part of Bacillota bacterium genomic DNA contains:
- a CDS encoding glutamine--tRNA ligase/YqeY domain fusion protein, whose amino-acid sequence MLYVGEPILSAGRGHASIGTFGEVHIVTTPSATPSNFIEDIIEEDLKRGRNDGRVHTRFPPEPNGYLHIGHAKAICLNFGIAAKYGGLCNLRFDDTNPTKEDVEYVESIQEDIRWLGFDWEDRLFYASDYFEQLYEFAVELIKAGKAYVCDLSPDEIKEYRGTLTEPGRESPYRNRSVEENLDLFRRMRAGEFPDGSRVLRAKIDMASPNLNMRDPVLYRILRTTHHRTGDKWCIYPMYDFAHPLSDALEGITHSICTLEFEDHRPLYDWLIENVSVPSRPRQIEFARLNLSYTVMSKRKLLELVKRGIVSGWDDPRMPTISGLRRRGYTPESIRTFCERIGVAKANSVVDIALLEHCVREDLNRRARRVMAVLRPLRVVIDNYPEDKVEWLEAVNNPEDPSMGTRKVPFSRVLYIERDDFMEDPPPKFYRLAPGREVRLRYAYFIKCTDVVKDERTGEVTELHCTYDPDTLGGSAPDGRRVKATLHWVSATHALEAEVRLYDRLFAKEDPGAEEDFLSCVNPDSLKVLTGCKVEPSLAGAVPGDRFQFERLGYFCVDPDSSEAGGRAAGDRACGESAARRLVFNRTVDLKDEWAKLQKGNGAASGR is encoded by the coding sequence ATGTTATACGTGGGAGAGCCCATCTTGAGCGCTGGGCGCGGCCATGCGTCCATTGGAACGTTCGGGGAGGTTCATATCGTGACGACACCCTCTGCGACTCCTTCCAACTTCATCGAGGACATCATCGAGGAAGACTTGAAACGCGGCAGGAATGACGGCCGGGTCCATACGCGCTTCCCGCCCGAGCCCAACGGATACCTGCACATAGGCCACGCCAAGGCCATTTGCCTCAATTTCGGGATCGCGGCCAAGTACGGCGGCCTCTGCAACCTGCGGTTCGACGACACCAACCCGACAAAGGAGGACGTCGAGTACGTCGAATCCATCCAAGAGGACATACGCTGGCTGGGCTTCGACTGGGAGGACCGGCTCTTCTATGCGTCCGACTATTTCGAGCAGCTCTACGAGTTTGCGGTTGAACTCATCAAGGCCGGCAAGGCATACGTGTGCGACTTGAGCCCCGATGAGATCAAGGAATACCGCGGCACGCTCACCGAGCCGGGCAGAGAGAGCCCATACCGCAACCGTTCGGTCGAAGAGAACCTCGACCTTTTCCGGCGCATGCGGGCGGGGGAGTTCCCCGACGGCTCGCGGGTCCTGAGGGCGAAGATAGACATGGCGTCGCCAAACCTCAACATGCGCGACCCGGTTCTCTACCGCATCCTGCGGACCACTCACCACCGTACTGGCGACAAGTGGTGCATATACCCAATGTACGACTTCGCCCATCCACTCTCCGACGCGCTGGAGGGAATCACCCACTCCATCTGCACGCTCGAGTTCGAAGACCATCGGCCGCTTTACGATTGGCTCATCGAGAACGTGAGCGTCCCGAGCCGCCCACGCCAGATCGAGTTCGCCCGGCTCAACCTCAGTTACACCGTGATGAGCAAGCGCAAGCTCCTGGAGCTTGTGAAGCGTGGGATCGTGTCTGGGTGGGACGACCCCCGGATGCCCACCATCTCGGGCCTGCGCCGGCGCGGCTACACGCCGGAGTCGATCCGCACGTTCTGCGAGCGCATCGGCGTCGCCAAGGCCAACAGCGTCGTGGACATCGCCTTGCTCGAGCACTGCGTCCGTGAGGACCTGAACCGGCGGGCGCGGCGGGTGATGGCGGTCCTCCGCCCGCTCCGCGTGGTCATCGACAACTACCCCGAGGACAAGGTGGAGTGGCTTGAGGCCGTGAACAACCCCGAGGACCCGTCCATGGGCACGCGAAAGGTGCCGTTCTCGCGAGTGCTCTACATCGAGCGGGACGATTTCATGGAAGACCCGCCGCCGAAGTTCTACCGCCTTGCGCCCGGACGCGAGGTGAGGCTGAGGTACGCCTACTTCATCAAGTGTACGGACGTGGTGAAAGACGAGAGGACGGGCGAGGTGACCGAGCTGCACTGCACGTACGACCCGGACACGCTCGGAGGCTCCGCCCCTGACGGGCGCCGCGTCAAGGCCACGCTGCACTGGGTGTCGGCGACGCACGCGCTGGAGGCCGAGGTACGCCTGTACGACCGGCTTTTCGCGAAGGAGGACCCCGGGGCCGAGGAGGATTTCCTCTCGTGTGTGAACCCGGACTCCCTGAAGGTGCTCACCGGGTGCAAGGTCGAGCCGTCGCTGGCAGGGGCGGTGCCTGGCGACCGGTTCCAGTTCGAGCGCCTCGGCTATTTCTGCGTGGACCCGGATTCATCGGAGGCCGGGGGACGCGCTGCTGGGGACCGCGCATGTGGCGAGAGCGCGGCGAGGCGGCTGGTGTTCAACCGTACCGTGGACCTGAAGGACGAGTGGGCCAAGCTCCAGAAGGGGAACGGTGCCGCGTCCGGACGGTAA